The Coccidioides posadasii str. Silveira chromosome 2, complete sequence genomic interval TCTCATCTCTTCCCTTGCGCCAAGAATGCCAAGAAAGACCTCGAGGGAAAGCCTCGCTAGAAGTTTGTGGAATCCGCGCAGAACAAGGATGGACGTACAAAGAACCTTGTCTCGGCGCCTGGGAGGGCACAGCAGACACGAATCCTGTTTTCAGGCCGTCCTTCCCGGTAGCTATACTGCAAATATCCCTCTTCTTAATCTTCACTTTCGTCGTCAACTCTCCACCTCAGCAACCCTGAGCCAGCATGATTCTCCTGGTTCCACACTCGGCTCAAGCCCAACAAGCAAGAGATCCAGAATGGACCCCCGAGTCACAGTTTCTGACATGGACCAGCTCATGCATAATAATACCTCCTATGATATCCGATCGCACGATCCCTCCCTCACTCCTCCGTCCCCACCCAAGACACGTCCCCTCGCAGCACCGCGAGACACAAGGACGAAGTGTGGAAAGGGGAAGGGAGGGGCGTGCAGGGGGTTCTGGGTAGGGCACCGAACATCCAAGTCCGGAATTGAATTTCTAGAACTTCtagaaagaaggaaaacagaaaaaaaaaaaaaaaaaaaaaaaaaaaaaagcccaaaAATCAAACTTCCATGCATTGCATGATTTTTGCGTATCTGTGCTCtcaatgtactccgtaccccatacggagtacttccATACTCGCGTTATATGTACACCAAAGGATCAACGGACATGTCATTTACCGAGAGGCAAGAAccgaaaaaaagaagagggatTCTTGCCAACCCAATGTCTCATCCATTTGATCCTTGGAtttgatttctttttcccctcaTTCCTCGGCTGGCTTGCGAATTGGTCGGATTGCGTCGAATTCGCCACCTTTTGTCCGGCCAAGGAAGGAGAGGGGTGAAAAGAGGACGAAAACCAAAGTAAAGGCTGGTGGTTTCCGGAGCACTCCGTATGATGTACTTCATCAGCGCAGTTTCTTCCGTCTGCTTTTAGCTTTTGCTAGAAGGATTTGATCGTCAGGTCTTGAGGTCGTGCAATCTGCTCCACCccaggaggaagaggagcgAGGAGAATGTAACAAGGGAAGTAGAAGTCCGCCGTGTTTGAAATCTATGAGCGACTTTGTCTCCACggaggagagaagaagatgaaatcgAAGATACAAGTAGATACACCAATATCGCTCTTCCTTGTCCcgtgtttcttcttcttcccttccgtctttttttattttattttatttttctgcCTTAACCCACTTTTTCAGGGCGAGATCCCTCTCTGTGTAACCTTTCGATCGCCGATTCTCCATGCCCATGCGGAGAGTGTACGTATACTTGGtgtctttttctctctcagGGCCCCAGCGATGCAACCTCTCAGCATGGGGCAGGGGTAGTCCGTTTTTAAGGCTTTCAAGGGAGGAAATAGTTAGGGAGGGTTAGGGGGTCGAAAAAAGGGACGAGAAGAAAGATGCCAGCATCCCAAGTTTTTTTTCCTCCGAGGCCTCCACCACAAATCACCCCCGGTCCCTGGCCGCACCACCCAGCCTCTGCGGAGTATTTTGGCGGCAAGGGGGCTTTCGATTGCTGCCTTGTTGTTTGTCCAAGAGGATCCTCCGCAGTTAAGTAGCCTACGTCAATTTTACGTACaaactactctgtacattCGAGAGGCACGGAATAACCATCTCAATAGGAGACACGtataatttttatttttttcccctttgaCCGCCCTCCCCAGTCTCttcccttgccatccgatACATCGCCGGAATCCCCCTTGGCACGTTCTGATCCAAACCACCCTCAACGCTCTCGATCCCCACATAGATGTATGTATGTTGTTACTTCAAACTCAATCCCCCCTTGCAAGGCCAAAGCGCAAGCTTATCAGGGGAGGGGGCAGAACTTGCtatcctcttctcttctcttcccgCTTCTTCTAGTACAAAATTACGTCCGGAGGACACTACAGCTGTACGGAGCATGCATGTATGCATACCGGGTATCCAAAGTGCGGCATCTAAACAAAATTATCATCCAACATTCCAACATACTCCATAGaagcatactccgtacatatgcACTGATCGACGTTTAGCCAGCGTAAGCGTTGAGGTTGTTAAACTGGCAGAGTTCCTTCACCCACCCGCTCCACGCCCCCTGGTCTCCCCCCTTTTCCCCCGGTTGCGCCGAGAAAAGGGTCTAGACAAAATTCACAAGCAAAACAAACCTCATCCCAATTTCAAAAATGACTTGCTCCCCCCGCGCACACACACAAGGTTCGAAAGGCATGGAGATATTGTTGGATGAAACATAACACACATGCAGAGTACAGAAGCACTCCgtccatacggagtacatattGACTTTGCAGTTCACAACGAAAAAGTCAATTTTTGTGCCGATAAACCTTGGAGAGTTCAACTCGACCGGCCATCATCACGCACTGAAATCACCCCCGAATCAAACCCCCGTGCTCCTCGAGCAAGGCAAGAAGAATTAAGCCTCGCCGCTCATTCAGAAGTTTCCGACAAAAGTTTCTTGAAAGGCCGACGCCGCTGGAGGGCTGGCTCtgctcctttttctttttcttttttttttcctttttttttttttttttttttttttttttttgggggctTTCCTTCGATGGCGCGGCTCCAACCCGCACGTCATCGTTCAACAGGATTTGTTTCACATTTAGGCTTGCTCAGTTGTATCAGTGTAGAAGTTAAGTATAAATGTACCTTGTTCTCTGTATTCTTGTGGTTAATGGATGTTAGATTTTCTGCTATTATTAGTTTAAACTCTTCCTTTTCATTTCTCTTATCTTTTTTAATCCATTTTGATAGGATCTGACAACGAGGAACAGGGCGGGGTTCTGAAGAAAACAGGAGGGACGAAAAAGCCTAGGAAATCCATTTTATCACCCCGTGTCTAAGGGGCCTAAACAGCCTGTAGAGTACAAAGTGCCATAGGAAagaaagcaagcaaaaagaaaaaagaaacatgtcaaaaaagaaaaagtaaattGTTTCTTGATTAGATATAATATCATCTCGGTTGCCCGGTAACTGGTGTTGTTTTAATATAGACTgtgcttcttctttcagcCTATTTTCATAGTCCCAGATCTATCTTTGGTTTCGTAATACAACTTTCTGACATTTGAAGGAGGCAAGGAAAAGGCAAAGGAAACCGATGAGCAAAGGAagagggggggaaaaaaaaaaaggaaagggagtGCCGGACAGCAGAAGTCCTCGCGATGAATACATGCTCGGAAGATGTAAGGGATGTCTCGGGAAAGTGGCCCGATAGGCGCCGCGGTTCCTTGGTCAACCGTTTACCCGAGACTCCAACAAATGAGAGTCGAGAGTAGAGAGTTTCTCCCAAGGCAGGTAGCAGAGCCTGAAGAAGTTTGCTTTTTGTGGGCAAGGAAAATATGAAACTGGGGGAAAGATGTCTAACAAGTTAGGAAATAATATCGCTTTTTCCTGATTCGAACGATCAAATctgataaaaaaaaaaagtaaggACAAAGAAAAACAACACCGACAACCAGTTCCGTCTATGTTCTTTAGAAAACTCCGTGTAATTTATCGCTATGGTCGCCAAGAAATGCAGTGAGGATCAAAAAGTTTGTAGCATATTGAggatctcttttttttttttttttttccccctgtTTTCGAAGTCCGGTAACTAGTAGCGTTCTGCGAGATCACCACCGGCGACGGAAGAGTTACCTGAGGAGATGCCACTGCCCGGATTCAAAACTTCCTGCACGGCAACCTTGGGGATCTGCGGCACAGGCAGCTTCCGCTGAGTACCATCCGGACGGGACATGATGTCGGAGATAGAAGGACCGACATGGGGCTGTGTTGGAGAGTAATGCTTCGGTGGTTCCGTGGCCGGTTCCATTGGAGCCAGGGCGGGGGTGTGGTGAAGAGAGAGGTGTCGGAGCGCCGGCAGATGCAAATCGTTGGCAACAAATGGTCTCAAGCGTGGAGAGTGAGCTGGCGTTGCGAGAGGAGTATGGTCGGGAGTAGGCGAGAGTGAGTTATGAGAAAAGGTAGGAGACGAGGGAGCTGTCGAGTTTGGTGAATTTGGTCGCGATCGCTTGACTCTGTGGCCGtaatcatcttcctcctgcGAGTGGGACCGAGACATAGAGTGGGATAGCGCATAGGCGGACAGGGAGGGAAGTCGGGTTCCGGGGTGGAGTGAATGATGCGAGTGGTGAGATGCCGGGCGAAGTCCACTGCTGTACTGCGGCCGATGAGGAGCGGTGTTCGAGGAGTAGTGGTAGGAAGCAAGATCATCTCTCTCAACGTGATATGCAGCAGTCGCGAGCATGTTCATATCCATTGCAGAAGGCGGGCGCTCACCGGCTGCCCGTCCATAAGGACCAAGATTCGAGGGCAGATGGGTGGCATAGGTGACGTAAGAATGTGGGGGAGATACGTTTGGAGAGGTGACTTGGGAGACAGGAGCTGATCTCGTAATTGGCTTGCTGGGAGGTGGCATCATACCGGCGGCAGCGGCCGCGTTGGCATCGACCATGTTGTTCATGGAAGCAGCTGCCGCCAGCTGCTGGGCCTTGTTCCCTCTTCTCGAGTTTGGGTTGTTGTGGATTCGGGAATGTCGGGTAAGCTCGTCTGATCGACTGAATCTCTTCGAGCAGCCGGGGAACTGGCAGGCATGTGGCTTCTCTCCGGTATGTGTGCGGATGTGTCTCGTCTGGTGCTCCAGACGGTGGAAGGCACGGTCACAGAGGGGACATTTGTAGGGACGGGGCAGCTCTTGACGGGGCTCGTCTGTGGTCGAGCGTTGGCCCTTGGCCAGGGGAGGCAGGAGACTAACTGAAGCAGAAGACATTGCTGGACTGGACGTGGCAGATTTAGCGGGTTGGTTTGAAGGGGTCCGGGGAGCTGATGGACCGTCACCAGGTTGACTCTGCGGGTTTAATAAATCTGAAAAGGGCACCGCTGAGGAACGTGGCATTtacaattttttttttttttttttttttttttttttttggtaaGATGATCGCTGGGCGCGGTTAATGAAGGGAGTTTGTTGTGTGCACGGACGGAGGGAAGGGTGTATGACGTGGTCTAGAATTGCGGGATTGAGATCGATCGAATGACTTCCAAGGTCCCGCTAGGGATTCGAGAAAAGCGGAGATTCTTCAGACGAGTGGCCGTTGAAAGTGGAATGGCGGAGAGAACAAAAGCAATGTGCTGAAGAATCGGATGGTGTGTGATCCGTGTCACCTGAGTTGACGGACGTGGGTATGCTCAGGAACTTTTCTGTTTGAGGGTTTCGGGTAGAATGCCGGTGACAGGTGATCGGACGAaatatgtgtgtgtgtgtgtgaagTGTTCAAGATGGGGTGAAAGTGACTGTGAGTCTGAATGAGGGATCAGTTGATCAATGCTCCTGTAGATCAAACAAGCAAAGAGAGattaaattaaaaaaaaataaaaaggaagagagagGTAAGCCGAAGTTGTGTGAGGATGTTttgtgtgtatgtgtgtgttTTTGTGAGACAGAGAGAATGTTGCATGTGCAAGTGTGGAGAATCCGGTGCGTGCtaaatcttttttttcctttcttttcattcaggcgggagagagaaaagcagGGTGAGCGTTCGGGGCGGAGATCAGCTTAATAAGGGGCACAGCAGGCTAAGGGGAGGGCCGGGGGGCCGGCGCCAGGCTGGAGGGAAAAAAGCCGGACCACAGGGATCTTGCGGATGGAGCACGGAGTGGAGCCGGGTCGAGAGTTGAGAAATTTCAGGAGATAAGGGACGGGcggagaaacaaaaaagagagagagagagagagagagcaacaacagcagcaaagCAGGAACGGGGCCAGGCAGGGTTTGAGAGCAAGGGTAGGGAATATCAGCACATACCGGAGAATGGATGGATTTTTGTCTGGGGTAGAGTGAGTTCGGTTCGAGGATATAGGATTGTCGCCCCAGACATATAGCACATGTGATGGGGAGGTCGACTTGTGATCGGTGTTTAGCTTGGATGACGTGCGAACGAAGAGACCGGGGGAGGGAGAAAGAGTGGGCaagggagagaagagaaataatATCAAAGGGAAAAGCGAGGGTTCCGGGgttgggaggaggaggctTAGTCAATATAAAAGAAACGAACAGAACCTGAGCTTGCTCCGCaggaacaaaagaaaaaagcggGCTTGTCGAGGGTTTAAGGAagaaaaaggcaaaaaaaggcaaaaaaaaaaaaaaagaaggttCTGAGGCCCGACAAGGTTAAGGGAGAGcaaaagagggaaaaaaaaaaaaaatatgataaaaagaaaaagatttTCACACGAGCAGATGGAAAAATGTGGTGGTTCGTGGTCGTGGTCGTGGTCGTTGTGGTGGGATGTGGAGTAAGTTACGCCGGGGACAGCGAAAAGTACCAATACAACGATGACGAGTCTCCTCCTCTCCAGACTTTCGTAGGGCAGATCCGGCCGGAGCCAACTAACCGGGGAAAGGTACCGGGCCACTGCCTCAGAACTGTATGGCGACCCCAAGTACCGAACCCTCCACCACATAGCCACCGCGGTCCCCTGTTGCGCATCAGCCATGGCGCGGTCGACGCCCGTGGGGCCCAGCAAGCAGGTCCTTCTTGCGACACGGCATTGTCATTGATTGATTGTCGCTCAACCCAGACTAGCACTGTATCTCACTGGCGCCGATGACACAATCAACCCCCGGACTTGAGCTGAAGTGAGTTCGCTAGCGTATCCGACAATCGACGATGCTACGCTTTGTGGGCGTCCTCCGCCCGGCATCAGCTCCGAAACTGCCCACTCTCCCCCCCGACAACCCAGAACCTATGACTTAACCGGCGTGGCGTCCAACTTTCAGTCCTCTTTTATAAAATTAAACTTCCCTTTCAACCAGCCGAACCTGTGAATCATAAATTTTTCATGCCtagggagggaaaaaaaaaaaaaggaaaggaaggaaaaggaaCGACCGTCCTGGATGACCGTCCATCACTCGGGCCAGTTCATCTGAAAACTCAATACCCCGTACACGTTGTCAGCAAAATGGGCGCAAAACCCTTTCTCCTCCTCATTATGCCTTTCGTCCACATTCAAATCCTCCCGGCAGCAAGTAATAGTTTCTGAGATGATGTCCAGCTCAGATCACGTCGAAACCCTCCCCATCTAGACCCCCGAGTACCTTTCGCGTCTGCCCAACCTCATTGGCCGctttaataaataaagaagaataaaaaagaaaaaggaattattaataatagcAAGATGGATGGGGAAGATGCCCGGCCTGAACAGTTCATTCTTTGCCCCATCCTTCGGGGCCACGCCTTGGTAAGGCCTCAAGACACATTTCACACGGTTCTCGGCACCCCGTCTCGAACATCCAGGAAGGCCGTCAACCACAGAGCCCTGCTGCACGTTCTGATTGGCGTAAACTCTGCTTCCTGGGCAAATTTTCGGgagagcaaaaaaaaaaaaaaaaataaaggatATGCGATCGAATCGCATCATCCACACATACGGTACCTTCATGCCCACGAGGGAGCTTTTTGACTTCTACTAGTTTTTTTCACAGGGTCCCCTCCTTTCTCCAAAGGCACAAAAACTACAACGGCCACATGGTGATTTGTGTGGCTGACACTGtcatgaatttttttttttttttttttaatttatttttctttttaaatatAGAAGTGCAGAGGTGGAGCTAAGTGACATTGGTTGCAGGCCAGGcatcaaaaaggaaaaacaagGGCATAGGGCAGAAGGATTcacagaaaaagaaaaagaaaaaaagcaataAATCACTGTTGCAGTGGAATCATGAAGTTGGTTCCATGTTTTGGGAGAGATGCGACgttgaaaaaaaaggctGTTACctatcttttttattttttatttttattttttttttttccgtgCCTAAACCCCATGTCATCATCTCTTTTTTTagtattatttttttttttttttttctctccaaGGTTGCTCTTGTATtgctgctttcttcagctcgTGCTCGAGTCGGAAAGCGAAGGCAAGACATGGATTAGTTGTCTATGGCATCCTTTCCCTTctctttccctttctttcccatattgaaaaaaaaaaaaaagaaaaaaaaaaaaaaaaaagaaatccgTGATGATATTCGGATAACTTGGGAGGGATCGCCTCGTTTACCCCGTGTGCGAAAAAAAGGCATTTGGGAAGAGATCTTCTTGGTTCCGTACACACGCTTTACAAGGTGAGGTCACAGTACATAATGAAATTTATCATGTGAGAAACCGTTTCGCTGTCAAGTTCTCAGCGACTCGATTACATCTGCCGAGATTCAAGAAAATTTAAAGTAATGGGATGTGGggagaagggggggggggcggCGCGCGGCGTACAGTAGGACAATCATCATTCCCATCACATCATCCGTCCAGTCCACTGCCAGCACAACCGCCATACTTTCTCACGGACCCGGGATATCGGCGAGCCAGGCCTGGTCTTTTTTGCCCCTGAACTCCTTTCCCCATCCATCAGCGCTTGGATGGACGTACGGAGTGTGTACTGAGTATGTACAGTACGTACTGGACGAGACAAGCCCCAGACGTTACCCCCATAACCAACACATACTCACGGCGAAGTCCGCACGTTCGGAAGAGGAATCATTAATCTCTAACAAAGCTGGACCGCGGTTTTAACAAAAAGAACATTCCTTTCTATCGTTCCTCCGTGCTACGACATACCATATTGTAAAACGAGGCCGCGATTGAGAAGTATTAATTTAGCTCGCGGAGAACCAGAGACACGGGCGGTAAGAATTTTGCCTTCCATAGATTTTCCTCACTTTCCCCGAGTTTCCCCACCGGCgtatttttttccttttttttttttttttgccctttgTCCCAAGAAGCAAGAAAGTGAAGGAAAGGGATTTCAAtgggcaaaaaaaagaaaaacggGCGAGCCCTACGCCACCTGCGATTGGCTGATTCGGCGCTAAGCTCTGCCGGCGCTCTTTTATCCGCCTGCCCTTTTTCCGGGGAGAACGGCACGATAATAAGTCGGCGCGGTGGCTGCTGGAATTGTCGGGCGATGCCGGGGGGGGGCAAAAGACAGGAGGCGATGGACGGCGGCGACCACAGAAATGATGGAAGTTCGAGAACATTAGAACAGGTTCTTACATAACGAAACAGGGACGGGgcattttttttctttttgaacCTCGTAAATCTCTCTCTTACCCCGAGATCATGTCATATCCGATACGGAGAAAATTTTTTTCAGGATCCAGTCCGGGAGCATTAACCTGGCGGCCGCGAAACCGATTACTTTGACGTGAACCCTCTCCCCATTCTTCCCCAAcagtttcttctttttttctttttggccCAAGAACCTTCGGAGAAATAACCCGTACCAGTCGTCATTATGTACTCATACTATTTTTTCTTACCGGGGAAAAAAGAACCACCCCAATCATGCCGGATGTATGTAACAGGTTTCACCTGTCACAagttcttttcttttttttttttttttctccttgttcctttttcttcttcccctcccccctGTTCAGGGGACCTTgtggtgtgtgtgtgtgtgtgtgtgtccTCGCATGATGTGGGGAACTCGGGGGATCCGCGCgacaaaaaggaaaaaagagataGACACATACATACCCAgattgtactccgtactccgtatgcaAGCAAGGAGTGCGGTGTggatgaaaaagaaaaaagtacGGAGTCCGGAATACAAGAGTGAATTTTtagatattttcttcttcttcgtcaccttctcctctcccttttttttgctttctttttttttattttttattttttttttgcttgccCACAAGGTGGCTGACCTGAAGGACATTTTACCTCCATATTCCGTTGTCATAATACGGAGTAACATATATTATTAGATCACTTATTTCCCTCTCGCAAGTCATATGAGCATTAAATGCTCCCCGCAAGTGAAGTGTGATCGCGTATGGAGCACGTCGCATTTTCTCCCGCATGTGCTCATACCACCTCCCGTgcgaaagaagaaaaatttcaATGGGCCGGCCAGAGAGGACAGCCCCCGTTCTCCGTGCAGAAAAGAAATTTGCATGAGCCTCAGATCGCATTACGTCAATGTGGCCTTTTCGTCTCCCAccccaccaccgccgccgccgccgcctcCAGTGCCAGCAGTCCTTTCTCCGTGCCTCTAAagaggaaaaagggaaacTCCCTCGCTAACTCAGGGGtagagtgagagagagatatGACTGTGCTGCTCCGTATCAAAATCGATACATACCCCCCATGTTCTCCTGCCATTTTTTTTGATCTCCCTGCGGAAGAAAATACAAACccaagaaaaaataaaataaaataaaatataaagctccgacaaaaaaaaagaagggcCCCGCCCAGAGATACCCTTTTCACTAGTCTCGACCGTTCCACCGGCCCCAACAGCACTGCGCGCTTCCCCACAAGCGTGGCCTGCAGATGCATGTTCATAGGCTGGAACTTTCTCCGGATTTCCTCCCCTTGCTTGGAAAAACGGGCGTTCGAAGTTTGAGgatatgtacggagtatgtatgtTTTGAACCGGTGGGAAAAATGTTAGTCACCGGGGCCCCTGAGCCGAAAAACCGCCCCCGCCGCCTCCAGAATCAGATAAAAATGAGAGGcgtcaaaaaaaaaaaaaaaaaggagaaatcAATAATAGAATATCAGATATATATGGAACTACATATtatttaccttttttttaaaaaaaaattttcaTTTGATGCCTTGTCTAAGCGcggaaatttttttttttttttttttttccaggCTTTCGACCTGAACGCCAAGACGAATATAAAAATTTTTCTTCACCATACGGGGTGCTCCggacggagtactccgtattggtTTTgcatttctttctttctttctttttttttttcgcctcACCGCCCCGAGTGAGGTCATCTTCagcttctctctctctctccggccccgggggggggggaaaccTCCAATCCTTTCACCCCCCATGGCTGATAATTTTTACCTAGAACAGGCACCCATACTTTTTTTTGCATGTTTCAAGTGGCAAGCTTTCGACAGTCAGGCGCTGGTGATGTGTGGTGGCTGGGAAAAAGGGCGTTGTCACTTTACGAGCTGTGAGTTCAACCCCCTAAAACCGCGCTGCCAATACAGCGGCGCCATGTGGCGTTTACAATGATTGTTCTTTTTGGGCCCCAGCGCAGACGAGAGCGGGTTTGAAAGTGGCTGCCTGGTGAGAGAACTGTGATCTTCCAGCTGCCGCCTCTGCGTCTTTTGGAGTATTCTTTAGGTTACATGAATACGGAGCGTAGTTTGTATTATTATATGTATTTATATACAGGATACACGATTGATCCATATACAGTAATTCTTTTGATATACCTTATCTCGAGTACTACTGTAGCGTCTCGAGAAGACGGTTCCACTTGGTGGCTCCCTACCTGGTTCCGTGGTTGAATTCCTGCCTCGGGGAAGTGGCAGAACCGTAGGCGTAATCCTCGGTGCCCGGCAAATACACATCGAGGATGTGTGTCACCTCGTGGAAAAGGATGTGCTCCTCCTTGTTCGCGGTATGGCAGTTTCTCGGAGGAAATACGTTATCTACGGAAGGCCAGGCAGATCGTGAAAGCCGGCTGCTCCACGGATTCGCGAACGCACCGACCAACTCGCCACAGCTCCCCGACTCTGTTTTGCAGAAAATCCTGCACGATGGATGCCTTGATATCGCTGGACAACGACTGTGCGGGCCCTGGAGTTAGCAGCCTTGACCTTCAAACTTTTCCAGGGTGTGCATTTCTGGCTACTCGAGCACCAGCTTCAGCGTAAGTCCTTGCAGCACTCAAAGCTCTCGTGAGCATGTCCTCGTCGCCCCTGGTGCATTTCTCATCGAACGAGCTGCGCCTGTAAATGTTCCCGGCGGTCTTGACCTTGGCAGCAAGTGCGCCACGCACTGAATCAAACCATCGACTGAGAGGTTGGTTGGCTCAGCTATATCAAAGGTGTTTTCATTGAAATCCCCTGGCTTCAGTGTCTTGAAGAGGCTGCTCGCCCAAAGTCGTCCAAGTCGTAGTGAACAAGAAGGCCTTTGgaccttatctccatgtcTGATAAAAGGGTGAGCAAAACTTCAAACGTCGATAAAGTTGGGGGGTGTTAAATCTGAATACCATCTTGATACACGTTCACTTTGCCGATCGGGCACTGTATTTACTTTCAACTGTTTCAAGCCGGGCACCAACATCTGTGGTCTCTCTCAACAATACATGCATAGCATGCACCCGTCGTGGCGAATACAGGCAGTGTCGTAAAGAATGGCTCAAGGGAGCATGTTGAAATTATGATTGAAGGAAAAGAGCCTTCTTGTATGCAACCAGTAAGTCCTGGCAGGATGACCTTTGGATCGCCGAAAAGAAGACTGAATCGAACGCAGATATCGTCAGTCAAAAGACATATAAAAATTGTCGGAATGTCCCCGAGACAATCCTTCCAGGTGCATTATAGAGTGATAAAGCCAAATCCTCCAAAGGAAGGATATACATCCTGAATCACGCAGCCCAAGGAAGGAGTGTAGAGTTGAGTTATGCCAGCATCGATAACTTCAGCTCAAGCTGAGATAAGAGTAGGGCAGAATATGGCACTCCGCTGGATACATAAAGATATCATCTCTTATCTCTGGAGAGCTTTCAGAGGAGATAGCCAAAAGATCGTACA includes:
- a CDS encoding uncharacterized protein (EggNog:ENOG410PQV4~COG:K~BUSCO:9549at33183), with product MPRSSAVPFSDLLNPQSQPGDGPSAPRTPSNQPAKSATSSPAMSSASVSLLPPLAKGQRSTTDEPRQELPRPYKCPLCDRAFHRLEHQTRHIRTHTGEKPHACQFPGCSKRFSRSDELTRHSRIHNNPNSRRGNKAQQLAAAASMNNMVDANAAAAAGMMPPPSKPITRSAPVSQVTSPNVSPPHSYVTYATHLPSNLGPYGRAAGERPPSAMDMNMLATAAYHVERDDLASYHYSSNTAPHRPQYSSGLRPASHHSHHSLHPGTRLPSLSAYALSHSMSRSHSQEEDDYGHRVKRSRPNSPNSTAPSSPTFSHNSLSPTPDHTPLATPAHSPRLRPFVANDLHLPALRHLSLHHTPALAPMEPATEPPKHYSPTQPHVGPSISDIMSRPDGTQRKLPVPQIPKVAVQEVLNPGSGISSGNSSVAGGDLAERY
- a CDS encoding uncharacterized protein (TransMembrane:1 (n54-66c71/72o81-97i)), coding for MLLRIMTTEYGGKMSFRSATLWASKKKIKNKKKESKKKGEEKVTKKKKISKNSLLYSGLRTFFFFIHTALLACIRSTEYNLGMYVSISFFLFVARIPRVPHIMRGHTHTHTHHKVP